The Drosophila sulfurigaster albostrigata strain 15112-1811.04 chromosome 3, ASM2355843v2, whole genome shotgun sequence genomic sequence atataaaaaaaaaaactggtttTGATGCATGGACAGAAAGTAGACTAAAGTTTAAAGTTTATATCACAAAAACATTATTAGCATTGTGCTAAAGCTCAATGAGCTTCTTGATTTAACGATAACTGGATATAAATCAATTCCCTTTCACTCGCAAGTAAACAGGCTTAAAAGTTACCACACATATTATAGGTTTTTATTATAGTCGACTAATTATTTTCATCTATTCCAactgagttttgttttttcactATGATGATAAAATTGATCTAAACATTAATGCCGGCTTTGTTTGCACGCTCCTTGTAACGCTTAATGTATAGATCCTCAGGATCGTATTTGGCTTGCAGCTGCTTCCATTCTTCAGGCTTCTTGTCGATGATAAAGCGCACAACTTTGTCCGTATTTATCTTCTGTTTCTCGCTGCACTTGCTGCACTCGGTTTTCAAAGCATCTGGCAGGGATCTCTTAAGCTCTCGGCCTTCAGGACTACACTTTCCCGTATCGATCagacatttaaaataattatcgAAAAGTCGAGTTGATTTCAAGATTtcatcaatatcaatattatcatattttgtggtatatttctcTTCAGCTGCAACGCACACTATCGCCACGGCGAGAATCGCAAAGATAGCTTTCATTTTGAAAACCCTGCaaagaaaaatacttaatattag encodes the following:
- the LOC133841755 gene encoding ejaculatory bulb-specific protein 3, with the protein product MKAIFAILAVAIVCVAAEEKYTTKYDNIDIDEILKSTRLFDNYFKCLIDTGKCSPEGRELKRSLPDALKTECSKCSEKQKINTDKVVRFIIDKKPEEWKQLQAKYDPEDLYIKRYKERANKAGINV